One genomic window of Mucilaginibacter sp. SJ includes the following:
- a CDS encoding RES family NAD+ phosphorylase, whose product MNVYRISQTKYAHDRKGSGIDGRWNSLGQYMIYTGGSLALACLEKLAHSPGTALYAGDFSVIIFQIPDSLPVFEITVNKLQKLNANWHKVINYPVTQLLGDTWLRKMETAVLKVPSAIIDLEYNYLLNPAHPDYNKITISSVNKFTFDPRLKAQ is encoded by the coding sequence TTGAACGTTTACCGGATAAGTCAAACCAAATATGCTCATGACCGCAAAGGCTCAGGAATTGACGGCCGATGGAATTCATTGGGACAATATATGATCTATACAGGCGGTTCACTGGCTCTTGCATGTCTTGAAAAACTGGCGCACTCGCCCGGTACTGCTTTATATGCCGGTGATTTTTCGGTTATTATATTTCAGATACCGGATAGCCTGCCTGTTTTTGAAATCACTGTAAACAAACTCCAAAAACTTAATGCTAACTGGCATAAGGTAATTAACTACCCGGTTACTCAATTGCTTGGTGATACCTGGCTTCGTAAAATGGAAACGGCCGTATTAAAAGTGCCATCGGCAATTATTGATCTGGAATATAATTACCTGCTTAATCCGGCCCATCCCGATTATAACAAAATAACTATCAGCAGTGTAAACAAGTTCACTTTTGATCCGCGGCTTAAAGCGCAATAA
- a CDS encoding antitoxin Xre/MbcA/ParS toxin-binding domain-containing protein: MSKAIKRNTAIEGRQGQAASRPYVFTDAPMQVFNDLLMPYETYFKSPLAKLGAIKQGLRSNSITDLVKVTGATQSDIAKWLHITEPTLRKHLQSTHELNQGLSEHIIQLFELFDKGLDTFGSLDEFKGWLKHYNPGIDAIPFDLLDTITGIGIVISQLIRIDYGVLA; the protein is encoded by the coding sequence ATGAGCAAAGCAATTAAACGTAATACAGCTATTGAAGGCAGGCAAGGGCAGGCTGCATCCCGCCCTTATGTATTTACCGATGCGCCTATGCAGGTTTTTAATGATCTGCTGATGCCTTATGAAACCTATTTTAAATCGCCTTTGGCCAAGCTTGGGGCTATAAAACAAGGGTTGCGTTCAAATTCCATCACTGATTTAGTAAAGGTAACCGGTGCTACTCAAAGTGATATTGCCAAATGGCTGCATATAACCGAGCCTACTTTGCGTAAGCATTTGCAAAGCACACATGAGCTAAACCAGGGGCTGAGTGAGCACATCATTCAACTGTTTGAGCTTTTTGATAAAGGCCTTGACACCTTTGGCTCCCTTGATGAGTTTAAAGGCTGGCTAAAACATTATAATCCGGGTATTGACGCTATCCCATTTGATTTACTCGATACCATAACAGGCATTGGTATTGTAATAAGTCAGCTTATCCGTATTGATTACGGTGTGCTTGCCTAA
- a CDS encoding terminase small subunit produces the protein MKPDISSFDNAAQVERLIDKYFAYIKGKYHIEQKPVKNSKDNAETIEQKVWDREPEPATLSGLALALGFSSRQEFYTYVQHGPFSQAVKQGVLRVEACYEAHLHQNATGAMFALKNMGWNEKHDPSPNTEAGNVLTVNILSSGPPPAGSEKEVKL, from the coding sequence ATGAAACCCGATATATCTTCCTTTGATAACGCCGCCCAGGTTGAGCGGCTTATTGACAAATATTTCGCCTATATAAAGGGGAAATATCATATTGAACAAAAACCGGTAAAAAACAGTAAAGACAATGCAGAAACTATTGAACAAAAGGTTTGGGACCGTGAACCCGAACCCGCAACGCTATCAGGGCTGGCCCTTGCCCTTGGCTTTAGCAGCCGGCAGGAGTTTTATACTTATGTACAGCACGGCCCGTTTTCACAGGCAGTTAAACAAGGCGTTTTACGCGTAGAAGCTTGTTATGAAGCCCATCTGCACCAAAACGCAACCGGGGCAATGTTCGCGCTAAAAAACATGGGGTGGAACGAAAAACATGATCCATCACCAAATACAGAGGCAGGAAATGTTTTAACAGTAAACATCTTAAGCTCCGGCCCGCCCCCTGCCGGTAGCGAAAAAGAGGTAAAACTATAG